In a single window of the Verrucomicrobiia bacterium genome:
- a CDS encoding HD domain-containing phosphohydrolase, which yields MKILADLRDIDGRMIAKAGSEMDGALIRRVTREGEGHCRDLRSLNSKEFSRDVEKAVEEPLYAKVFETPAIRRKILEISKKCRLQSSLYREIRRLKKTSPYTYRHFVLIAALSAKMALDLRSYGYDPRLAFVYGLVHDIGKTRLSKSVLNKKGRLTSNEYRILHSYPLNSLLLLRYYLGRGGTEACRVAYEHHETLDGSGYPKGIKKLSKYTKIVAIIDIFDALVADRPYRKRAFTVRGALDKLIHGMDAGKFPKFPVRLIISYFRAGDPNFRTMKISRAPREPEPEGNSYGKIAK from the coding sequence ATGAAGATTTTAGCGGACTTACGGGACATCGACGGACGGATGATTGCCAAAGCGGGTTCCGAAATGGACGGTGCTTTGATCCGCCGCGTGACCCGCGAAGGCGAAGGCCATTGCCGGGATCTGCGGTCGCTCAACAGCAAAGAATTTTCCCGCGACGTGGAAAAAGCGGTCGAGGAGCCGCTTTACGCCAAAGTATTCGAGACTCCCGCGATTCGCCGGAAGATTCTGGAAATTTCGAAAAAATGCCGCCTCCAGTCTTCATTGTACCGCGAAATCCGGCGGCTGAAAAAAACATCACCCTACACTTACCGCCATTTTGTGCTGATCGCGGCGCTTTCGGCGAAGATGGCCCTCGACCTGCGCAGCTACGGCTATGATCCGCGCCTGGCCTTTGTTTACGGCTTGGTCCATGACATCGGAAAAACGCGCCTTTCAAAAAGCGTTCTGAACAAAAAGGGGCGGCTGACCTCGAACGAGTACCGCATCCTGCACAGCTATCCGCTGAACAGCCTCTTACTGCTGCGCTATTACCTGGGGCGCGGCGGCACCGAGGCCTGCCGCGTGGCTTATGAACACCATGAAACGCTCGACGGCAGCGGCTATCCCAAAGGCATCAAGAAACTGAGCAAGTACACGAAGATCGTGGCCATCATCGACATCTTCGACGCCCTTGTCGCGGACCGTCCTTACCGCAAGCGCGCATTTACCGTACGCGGGGCGCTGGACAAATTGATTCACGGCATGGATGCCGGAAAATTTCCGAAGTTTCCGGTCCGGCTGATCATCAGCTATTTCCGCGCGGGCGATCCCAATTTCCGGACCATGAAGATTTCCAGGGCGCCGCGGGAACCCGAGCCCGAGGGCAATTCGTATGGCAAGATCGCCAAATAA
- a CDS encoding peptidylprolyl isomerase codes for MDYRVISFHYTLTDEAGKVLDSSRSAEPFAFMTGSRQIIPGLEDQISSLEKGSRKNITVLAADAYGERDEELIIREPRDKFGEAGVRVGDRFRAGQEEEARIFTVVDVSETEVTLDGNHPLAGKNLFFDVEITDVRDATSEEIQHGHAHGEGGHAH; via the coding sequence ATGGATTACCGCGTCATTTCCTTTCACTACACGCTTACCGACGAAGCCGGAAAAGTTCTCGACTCGTCCAGGTCCGCGGAGCCTTTCGCGTTCATGACCGGATCCCGGCAAATCATCCCCGGCCTGGAAGACCAGATCTCCAGCCTCGAAAAGGGCAGCCGCAAGAACATTACTGTCCTGGCCGCGGATGCTTACGGCGAAAGGGACGAAGAACTCATCATCCGGGAACCCCGCGATAAATTCGGCGAGGCCGGCGTGCGCGTGGGCGACCGCTTCCGCGCGGGCCAGGAGGAAGAAGCCCGGATTTTTACCGTGGTGGACGTCAGCGAGACCGAGGTCACGCTGGACGGCAATCATCCTCTGGCGGGGAAAAATCTTTTTTTCGACGTCGAGATCACCGACGTTCGCGATGCCACTTCGGAAGAAATCCAGCATGGCCATGCCCATGGCGAAGGCGGGCATGCGCATTAA
- a CDS encoding RluA family pseudouridine synthase — protein sequence MKIMTVREDMELADFLLGSVEGANKTRVKQWLKFGSVSVNGRMTTQYRQRLKSGDKVSLLTRQERSSHVEPLWGLRMIYEDDFLVVVEKPPRLLTVATDKIQNRTAMAAVQDYLRQRAENQNARAAGKRGSARRVTGKQAFIVHRLDRDASGLLVFARTEDMKLALQGNWDQVEKFYYAVVEGAPARPAGTVESYLRENKILRVFSTTDKREGKLSVTHYETLEGSPRYTLLRVRLETGRKHQIRVHLSDLGTPIAGDKDYGARTDPAGRLALHAFKLAFRHPATGKPLAFETPLPDSFRRILAADARSS from the coding sequence ATGAAAATCATGACCGTGCGGGAAGACATGGAGCTGGCGGATTTTCTGCTAGGCTCCGTGGAAGGCGCGAACAAAACCCGCGTCAAGCAATGGTTGAAATTCGGCAGCGTGTCCGTGAACGGCCGCATGACCACGCAATACCGCCAGCGGCTGAAAAGCGGCGATAAGGTATCGCTACTCACGCGCCAGGAAAGGTCGTCTCACGTCGAACCGCTGTGGGGCCTCCGCATGATTTACGAAGACGACTTTCTCGTAGTCGTGGAAAAGCCGCCGCGCCTTTTGACCGTGGCCACAGACAAGATCCAGAACCGGACGGCCATGGCCGCGGTTCAGGATTATCTGCGCCAGCGCGCGGAAAATCAAAATGCCCGCGCCGCCGGAAAGCGGGGCAGCGCGCGCCGGGTGACCGGCAAACAGGCGTTCATCGTGCACCGCCTGGACCGCGATGCCTCCGGCCTGCTGGTTTTTGCGCGTACCGAAGACATGAAGCTGGCGCTGCAGGGAAATTGGGACCAGGTGGAAAAATTTTATTACGCGGTCGTGGAAGGCGCGCCTGCCCGGCCCGCGGGCACGGTGGAAAGCTACCTTCGTGAAAATAAAATCCTGCGCGTCTTCAGCACGACGGACAAACGCGAAGGCAAGCTTTCGGTCACGCATTATGAAACGCTCGAAGGTTCGCCTCGCTACACGCTTTTGCGCGTGCGGCTCGAGACCGGGCGCAAGCATCAGATCCGCGTGCACCTTTCGGATCTCGGTACTCCCATCGCGGGAGACAAGGACTACGGCGCGCGAACCGACCCGGCGGGACGCCTGGCGCTTCATGCCTTCAAGCTTGCATTCCGCCATCCGGCCACCGGCAAACCGCTCGCGTTCGAAACACCGCTTCCGGATTCCTTCCGCCGCATCCTGGCCGCAGACGCCCGCTCGAGTTAA
- a CDS encoding tetratricopeptide repeat protein — protein sequence MSPAASQGPAVVSARPKYLKAVLAALLVLAAAAVYREAPTLQFVGYDDTRYIVDNPYLAEPLSLRTFSWALTADSYNDSFYADYYQPVTLVSRIFDAALFGMRPAMHHVMNVIYHASNAVLVFLLFSLMTGKPGRSFFLALLFAVHPYQVEAAAWVTARKDLAASFFGFLALLAYARRRKKNLPGHGGWFYVFYLASLAAKPVFAPLPFALYVLDFWPLRTQESLGPRREVLAARLLMLLPPAGLALLDAIRRPEALGHLPWGVQAANVLVAYFEGVRLFFVPLRLGIAPSWYDYPSASSLASAAFFLAGVSLAAFAARKAGHAAAGWLWYLIFLLPVSGFMAFSDRFMYVPLLGLGIMVIWTVAAWAEKSRVLSALACAAGCAACFFYGTLSSAQIRTWKDTESLFRQALARDPENDHGQMLLGAWLAGEGRTEEGLEHLSKAIALNPRNTTAYARTGSLLAKEGRMDEAKPYFDEILRRDPADADLQTNLGFYFLLAGDKDAAAAHYRRALEINPDVGPASLGLGSALQSQGKSAEALPYLQRAAALMPAAPEAYRDWGAALIGLKQFGQAAAVLNKGLQLDRTNPVLYSNLGIALSSLGRFRESQRAFSQAIRLDPMNAQYHYNLGLAFARAGDLRAAGLYFSQALRIDPAHAGAAAGLKEVERLKAAAPEAKTP from the coding sequence ATGAGCCCCGCGGCCTCCCAGGGGCCGGCTGTTGTTTCTGCGCGTCCTAAATATTTGAAGGCCGTCCTTGCCGCGTTGCTGGTCCTGGCGGCCGCGGCGGTTTACCGTGAAGCGCCAACGCTCCAATTCGTCGGCTACGACGATACCCGCTACATCGTGGACAATCCCTATCTGGCCGAGCCTCTTTCCCTGCGGACTTTCTCATGGGCTTTGACCGCGGATTCTTATAACGATTCGTTTTACGCGGATTATTACCAGCCGGTCACGCTTGTGTCCCGCATCTTCGACGCCGCGCTGTTCGGCATGCGGCCTGCGATGCATCACGTCATGAACGTGATTTATCACGCGTCCAACGCGGTCCTGGTCTTTCTTTTATTTTCCCTGATGACGGGGAAGCCGGGACGCTCTTTTTTCCTCGCGCTTTTGTTCGCCGTGCATCCATACCAGGTCGAGGCCGCGGCCTGGGTGACAGCGCGGAAAGATCTGGCCGCGTCTTTTTTCGGCTTCCTGGCCTTGCTGGCTTACGCGCGCCGTCGAAAAAAAAATCTTCCCGGCCATGGCGGGTGGTTTTATGTTTTTTATCTTGCCTCGCTGGCCGCGAAACCGGTCTTCGCGCCGCTGCCGTTTGCGCTTTACGTGCTGGACTTTTGGCCGCTGCGCACGCAGGAGAGCCTGGGCCCACGCAGGGAAGTTCTGGCTGCTCGGCTTCTCATGCTGCTGCCGCCGGCCGGGCTGGCTTTACTTGACGCGATTCGCCGCCCCGAAGCCCTCGGACATTTGCCGTGGGGCGTTCAAGCCGCGAACGTGCTCGTGGCTTATTTCGAAGGCGTGCGGCTTTTTTTCGTGCCGCTGCGCCTGGGGATTGCGCCGTCATGGTATGACTATCCTTCGGCGTCTTCGCTTGCTTCGGCCGCCTTTTTTTTGGCCGGAGTCTCGCTTGCCGCGTTCGCCGCGCGGAAAGCCGGTCATGCCGCGGCCGGCTGGCTCTGGTATTTGATTTTCCTTCTGCCCGTCTCGGGTTTTATGGCCTTCTCCGACCGTTTCATGTACGTACCGCTGCTCGGCCTGGGGATTATGGTGATCTGGACCGTGGCAGCTTGGGCGGAGAAATCGCGGGTTCTTTCGGCCCTGGCCTGCGCGGCCGGATGCGCGGCATGCTTTTTTTACGGGACCCTGTCGTCCGCGCAGATCCGGACATGGAAGGACACCGAAAGCCTTTTTCGCCAGGCGCTCGCGCGTGATCCTGAGAATGATCATGGCCAGATGCTGCTGGGCGCCTGGCTGGCAGGCGAAGGCCGCACCGAGGAAGGGCTCGAACATTTGTCGAAGGCGATCGCGCTCAATCCGCGGAACACGACGGCTTACGCGCGCACAGGAAGCCTGCTGGCCAAAGAAGGGCGCATGGATGAAGCCAAGCCGTATTTCGATGAAATCCTGAGGCGCGATCCGGCCGATGCCGACCTGCAGACGAATCTTGGATTTTATTTCCTGCTGGCCGGCGACAAGGACGCGGCCGCCGCGCATTACCGCAGGGCGCTCGAAATCAATCCCGATGTGGGTCCCGCATCGCTGGGGCTGGGAAGCGCGCTGCAGTCCCAGGGAAAATCCGCGGAGGCTTTGCCTTATCTCCAGCGTGCCGCGGCCTTGATGCCCGCGGCGCCGGAAGCCTACCGTGATTGGGGCGCGGCACTCATCGGCCTCAAACAATTCGGACAGGCCGCGGCTGTTCTGAACAAGGGCCTCCAGCTGGACAGGACGAATCCCGTACTCTATTCGAATCTCGGCATCGCGCTTTCTTCGCTCGGACGCTTCCGGGAATCGCAGCGCGCGTTTTCACAGGCGATCCGCCTGGACCCCATGAATGCGCAATACCATTACAATCTCGGCCTTGCCTTTGCGCGCGCGGGCGACCTGCGCGCTGCCGGGCTTTATTTCTCCCAGGCGCTCCGGATCGATCCCGCTCATGCGGGCGCGGCCGCGGGGCTGAAAGAAGTGGAACGCCTGAAAGCCGCGGCACCGGAGGCCAAGACGCCATGA
- a CDS encoding M15 family metallopeptidase: MRWLIGFVVLQLLIVPAARAEDVWNVLSDSEKATLDKVLAQWETWMPAKKADGTAPLVTFEDLYKGLSPEESGFLDRVRKINPKESFNFQGEYLGESREGFRMRQIEGQQVTKNGNKETLAPQYLPVEVFQAYDKMMAAMNQDLGRHLLVESGYRSPAYQLYTYLFYMPKHNYSLVETGHWVALPGYSEHGAPQLQAIDFINPYGVNGEDRVEDFEELPEYAWLQKHAGEYDFELSYPRDKPGITYEPWHWRYTGYSKVAPVGAEDIAESSGEAVAAPPADAAAAAPAEAAVTPPAETPAPAPSA, from the coding sequence ATGCGGTGGCTCATAGGGTTTGTCGTGTTGCAGCTTCTCATCGTGCCCGCGGCGCGCGCCGAAGACGTGTGGAACGTGCTGTCCGATTCCGAAAAGGCGACGCTGGACAAGGTGCTGGCGCAATGGGAAACGTGGATGCCGGCCAAAAAAGCCGACGGCACCGCGCCGCTGGTCACCTTCGAAGATCTCTACAAAGGGCTGAGCCCGGAAGAGAGCGGTTTTCTCGACCGCGTGCGGAAAATCAATCCCAAGGAAAGTTTTAATTTCCAGGGCGAGTACCTGGGAGAATCGCGGGAAGGCTTCCGCATGCGCCAGATCGAAGGCCAGCAGGTCACCAAGAACGGCAATAAGGAAACGCTCGCGCCTCAGTACCTGCCCGTGGAGGTTTTCCAGGCCTACGATAAAATGATGGCGGCCATGAACCAGGACCTGGGTCGCCATCTTCTCGTGGAATCCGGGTACCGTTCGCCGGCTTACCAGTTATACACGTATCTTTTTTACATGCCCAAGCACAACTATTCGCTCGTCGAGACCGGCCACTGGGTCGCTCTGCCGGGCTACAGCGAGCACGGCGCGCCGCAGCTGCAGGCGATTGATTTCATCAATCCCTACGGCGTGAACGGCGAAGACCGCGTCGAAGACTTCGAGGAATTGCCCGAGTACGCCTGGCTGCAGAAGCACGCCGGTGAATACGATTTCGAGCTTTCGTATCCGCGCGACAAGCCGGGCATCACGTACGAGCCGTGGCATTGGCGCTACACCGGATACTCCAAGGTCGCTCCTGTGGGCGCGGAAGACATCGCGGAGTCCAGCGGTGAAGCTGTTGCTGCGCCTCCTGCCGACGCTGCGGCGGCGGCTCCGGCTGAAGCCGCGGTAACGCCTCCGGCCGAAACCCCCGCGCCCGCTCCGTCCGCATGA